TCGGAGATTTCCTTGAACCGCTCCGCCGCGGCCGCGTCGCTGGCGTTCGCGTCGGGGTGGTACTGCTTGGCCAGCTTGCGGTACGACTTCTTGATCTCGTCGGGCGTGGCGTTTTCGGCCACGTCCAGGATACGGTAGAAGTCCTTGGTTTGTGTCGCCATCGTGTGTCCGCCATGGATAGCGGCCGCCCCGGCGGGGCGGCCGTGCTCAACCCGGGTGCTTCTTCACGACGACGCGCGCGGGGCGCAGCAGCACGCCCTTGTACCGGTAGCCCTTCTGGTACACCTGGGCCACGGTGTTGTCTTCCTCGGGCGTGTCGGCGGGCACGGTGGTCAGCGCCTCGTGCACCGTGGGGTCGAACGGCTTGCCCTCGGCGTCGATAGCCTCCAGCCCGGCCGCCTCCATCACCCGCAGGAACTTCTTTTCCACCATCTCGGCGCCCTCGTGCAGCGCGCCCGCGGCGGTGG
This DNA window, taken from Longimicrobium sp., encodes the following:
- a CDS encoding DnaJ domain-containing protein, with protein sequence MATQTKDFYRILDVAENATPDEIKKSYRKLAKQYHPDANASDAAAAERFKEISEAYSVLSDNEKRKQYDQMRKLGAFGGFGGGFRPGGG